A genomic segment from Spirosoma sp. SC4-14 encodes:
- a CDS encoding GRP family sugar transporter, translating into MFIIESYSIAVIFCLITMVCWGSWANTQKLAAANWWFELFYWDYVLGIVLLATVFALTLGSLGSQGRSFWPDLQQASITNIGSAYLGGVIFNAANILLGAAISIAGMSVAFPVGIGLALVIGVVVNYIDQPVGQSTLLFSGVGFIVIAIVLNATAYRQASAYRQGVSGKGLLLAVVSGAMMGLFYKYVAQAMFPDFAQPQPGKLSPYSAVLLFSLGILASNLVFNTLLMYRPFVGAPVSYGQYWKGNRTNHVMGILGGIIWCIGMSFNILASDKAGPAISYGLGQGATVIAAIWGIYVWNEFKGAPSSTQTLLRLMLGFYVVGLGLIIAAR; encoded by the coding sequence ATGTTTATTATTGAAAGTTACTCCATTGCCGTTATTTTTTGCCTGATTACGATGGTTTGCTGGGGTTCGTGGGCGAACACGCAAAAGCTGGCTGCTGCCAACTGGTGGTTCGAACTGTTTTATTGGGATTACGTCCTGGGCATTGTCCTACTTGCTACAGTGTTTGCTCTTACCTTGGGCAGCCTTGGATCGCAGGGACGAAGCTTTTGGCCCGATCTACAGCAAGCGTCGATAACGAATATAGGTTCCGCTTATCTTGGAGGTGTTATCTTCAACGCAGCCAATATTCTGCTGGGTGCAGCCATCTCCATTGCGGGCATGTCGGTAGCCTTTCCGGTAGGGATCGGCCTGGCCCTGGTTATTGGGGTTGTCGTCAATTATATTGACCAACCCGTAGGTCAATCGACCTTGCTCTTCTCCGGCGTAGGCTTCATTGTTATCGCCATCGTTCTAAACGCCACCGCTTATCGACAGGCGTCGGCTTATCGACAGGGCGTTTCTGGGAAAGGGTTGCTGCTGGCCGTCGTCAGTGGGGCTATGATGGGTCTCTTCTATAAGTACGTGGCTCAGGCGATGTTCCCGGACTTCGCGCAACCTCAACCAGGGAAATTAAGTCCCTATTCGGCCGTCCTTCTTTTCTCGCTGGGTATTCTAGCCAGCAACCTGGTGTTTAATACGCTGCTGATGTACCGCCCGTTCGTCGGAGCGCCTGTTTCGTACGGTCAGTACTGGAAAGGAAACCGGACTAACCACGTCATGGGTATTCTTGGCGGTATCATCTGGTGCATTGGCATGTCATTCAATATCCTGGCCTCGGATAAGGCTGGACCCGCCATTTCCTACGGGCTTGGTCAGGGGGCAACGGTCATTGCTGCCATCTGGGGAATCTACGTCTGGAACGAGTTCAAGGGGGCTCCCTCGTCCACGCAGACGTTGCTGCGGCTCATGCTGGGTTTTTACGTAGTTGGACTCGGGCTGATCATTGCGGCCCGGTAG
- the rbsK gene encoding ribokinase — MSAPILVIGSSNTDMVIKTSRLPAPGETIIGGTFLMNPGGKGANQAVAAARLGGQVTFVTKVGTDVFGQQAIGGFHQEGIDTRFILQDPEHPSGVALITVDTQGENAITVASGANAHLEPADLESALDQIDPASLVLTQLETPIATVAYVARRVSERGGRVILNPAPAQILPDELLASLFVISPNETEAEQLTGIPVTDEASARLAATRLHERGVQTVIITLGAKGALLSEPGHTQLIAAQPVKAVDTTAAGDCFNGALTVAIAEGQPLAEAVGFACQAASISVTRMGAQASMPKRSEL; from the coding sequence ATGTCTGCTCCTATCCTTGTCATTGGTTCATCGAATACCGATATGGTCATCAAAACATCTCGTTTACCGGCTCCCGGCGAAACGATAATCGGCGGAACATTTCTGATGAATCCGGGCGGCAAAGGAGCTAATCAGGCCGTTGCGGCCGCCCGCTTAGGTGGTCAGGTTACGTTCGTAACCAAAGTAGGCACGGATGTATTTGGCCAGCAGGCCATCGGCGGGTTTCATCAGGAGGGCATCGACACCCGTTTCATTTTGCAGGACCCGGAACATCCCTCAGGCGTTGCGTTGATTACTGTCGATACCCAGGGTGAAAACGCCATCACCGTTGCTTCTGGAGCTAATGCGCATTTGGAGCCAGCTGACCTTGAGTCGGCACTCGATCAGATTGATCCAGCAAGCCTAGTTCTGACTCAGTTGGAAACGCCCATTGCCACCGTAGCGTACGTAGCCCGGCGGGTATCCGAGCGGGGCGGCCGCGTTATTTTAAATCCGGCTCCGGCCCAGATCCTACCCGATGAACTGCTGGCATCGTTGTTCGTCATTAGCCCGAATGAAACCGAGGCTGAACAGCTCACGGGCATCCCAGTTACCGACGAAGCCTCCGCCCGGTTAGCCGCGACCCGATTGCACGAACGAGGTGTCCAGACGGTCATCATAACCTTGGGGGCGAAAGGGGCTTTGCTCTCGGAGCCGGGGCATACGCAGCTAATTGCTGCTCAGCCAGTGAAAGCAGTTGATACAACGGCTGCGGGCGATTGCTTCAACGGAGCGTTGACCGTAGCCATTGCCGAGGGGCAACCACTAGCCGAAGCGGTTGGGTTTGCCTGTCAGGCTGCTTCTATTTCAGTTACCCGTATGGGGGCCCAGGCATCCATGCCTAAACGATCTGAACTCTAA
- a CDS encoding beta-L-arabinofuranosidase domain-containing protein — protein MNRLALFAFSQLLTIGISYSQPALNLTKGWRYESADNVDFSRPTYLDQSWKSIQVGKAWEEQGLPDYNGVVWYRLHIVIPSSLRKQAPLLSGLRLALGRIDDNDQTYINGRQVGQTSGWDANREYIIPDELVHWDADNVIAVRVEDVFGNGGLVRGPFELGGAPRLATLYNLISSEMPSLITGQVSQTLARAVQFQPKIPCQPLPGSIRTTVTKVSTKAVVFDQTMPLTLDGNHSVAYRYSVPIPGSGSYLASYVFVVPGLRDTLRYSTLIGYQGEARTHEHLTYPVVVQQVPDKVTAFPLEHIRFEGFLQQRLNANLTQRLLNIDEQGILEGFYNRPGTQTWVGEYPGKYLHAASRVWRYSKNPQLKTQMDRIVDVLIGTQLPNGYLGTYSPDQYWKAWDVWAHKYDLLGLLSYYAATGYSPALEASRRIGGLLIKTFGTGPGQLNIVETGDHVGMASASVLEPMTELYRYTGDKRYLDFCHYIIQAYDSPKGPKIITTLNTVGKVDKTANAKAYEMMSNLIGVVKLYQLTGEPSLLKAAQTAWQDIASHKLYITGTASAHEHFQPDGDLPADNKDSMGEGCVTTTWLQLSQALYGLTGEAKYVDEMEKSIFNHLFAAENPQTGCVSYYTALMGRKPYRCTITAHCCLASIPRGFAIIPELAYTRSQTNGLAVNLYAAGSVQDSVRSSDGKLVPVQLTIATSFPADGRVKLTISPLQRAPFRLALHVPAWSRSFQVTTQGQSWTGVQGEYLNIDKSWDANTTVDISFDLNPQVLDGGGSYPGRIAFKQGPQVLALDQALNPELSDLQAVSLVETTTKPLPATILPKGWVGSQVYGVAGKVAGKPVTLKLVPFAEAGQTGGDLAVWLKRKNE, from the coding sequence ATGAATCGCTTAGCTCTGTTTGCTTTCAGCCAGCTGCTTACAATTGGAATTAGTTACAGCCAACCGGCTCTTAATCTGACTAAGGGGTGGCGGTATGAATCCGCTGACAATGTCGACTTTTCCCGCCCTACTTATTTGGATCAATCCTGGAAGTCTATTCAGGTCGGTAAGGCTTGGGAGGAGCAGGGATTGCCTGACTACAATGGCGTAGTCTGGTACCGACTGCACATCGTTATCCCTTCTTCGTTGCGAAAACAGGCCCCTTTGCTGTCGGGGTTACGACTGGCGCTTGGCCGAATAGACGATAATGACCAAACGTATATCAATGGCCGCCAAGTAGGCCAAACCTCGGGCTGGGATGCAAACCGCGAATACATCATTCCCGATGAACTGGTTCATTGGGACGCTGACAATGTCATTGCTGTCCGCGTAGAAGATGTGTTCGGCAATGGCGGCTTGGTGCGGGGGCCTTTTGAATTAGGAGGTGCTCCCAGACTAGCCACGTTGTATAACTTAATCTCTTCGGAGATGCCCTCGCTAATTACCGGCCAGGTTTCACAAACGCTGGCCAGGGCGGTACAGTTTCAGCCTAAGATTCCCTGTCAACCGCTGCCAGGCTCAATCCGAACCACGGTGACAAAGGTTAGCACCAAGGCCGTAGTTTTTGACCAGACAATGCCACTGACGCTGGATGGAAATCACTCGGTGGCGTATCGCTATTCGGTTCCAATACCCGGAAGCGGCTCGTATCTGGCCAGCTACGTATTTGTAGTACCTGGCTTACGCGATACCCTTCGCTATAGCACGTTGATTGGCTACCAGGGAGAGGCCCGAACCCACGAGCACCTGACCTACCCTGTCGTGGTCCAGCAGGTACCCGACAAGGTTACCGCTTTTCCGCTCGAACATATTCGGTTTGAGGGCTTTCTCCAACAGCGGCTCAATGCCAATCTTACGCAACGTCTGCTAAACATCGACGAACAGGGCATTCTGGAGGGCTTCTATAACCGACCGGGTACTCAGACCTGGGTGGGTGAATACCCCGGCAAGTACCTGCATGCCGCCAGCCGGGTCTGGCGTTACTCGAAAAACCCGCAGCTCAAAACGCAGATGGACCGCATCGTGGACGTATTGATCGGAACTCAGTTACCGAACGGCTACCTGGGAACGTATTCGCCTGACCAGTACTGGAAAGCCTGGGATGTATGGGCGCATAAATATGATTTGCTGGGCTTGCTAAGCTACTACGCAGCCACCGGCTACTCACCCGCTCTTGAAGCCAGCCGACGTATTGGTGGTCTGCTGATCAAAACATTTGGCACCGGTCCTGGTCAGCTAAACATCGTTGAAACCGGCGATCACGTCGGCATGGCGTCGGCGTCAGTACTCGAGCCCATGACCGAACTCTACCGATACACCGGCGACAAACGCTACCTTGATTTCTGTCACTACATCATTCAGGCTTACGATAGCCCAAAAGGCCCTAAGATTATTACGACGCTCAATACGGTCGGCAAAGTTGATAAAACAGCCAATGCGAAAGCGTACGAGATGATGTCGAACCTGATTGGCGTAGTCAAGCTGTATCAACTGACGGGCGAGCCTTCCTTATTGAAAGCGGCTCAGACGGCCTGGCAGGACATCGCCAGCCATAAACTGTACATTACGGGGACTGCCAGTGCCCACGAGCATTTCCAGCCTGATGGCGATTTGCCGGCAGACAACAAAGACAGCATGGGGGAAGGCTGCGTCACTACGACCTGGCTACAATTAAGTCAGGCACTGTACGGCCTGACGGGCGAGGCTAAATACGTTGACGAGATGGAGAAGTCCATTTTCAACCACCTCTTTGCCGCCGAAAATCCGCAGACGGGTTGCGTAAGCTACTATACGGCGCTGATGGGCCGCAAACCCTATCGCTGTACCATTACGGCCCATTGCTGCCTGGCGAGCATACCCCGTGGTTTTGCTATCATTCCCGAACTGGCGTATACACGTAGTCAAACGAACGGTCTGGCTGTCAATCTGTATGCAGCCGGATCCGTGCAGGACAGTGTCCGTTCCAGCGACGGAAAATTAGTCCCCGTTCAACTAACTATAGCTACGAGCTTTCCGGCAGATGGCCGGGTTAAACTGACGATCAGCCCTCTACAACGGGCCCCGTTTCGACTCGCATTACATGTTCCTGCCTGGAGTCGTTCGTTTCAGGTAACTACACAGGGGCAAAGCTGGACAGGTGTACAGGGTGAGTATTTAAACATCGATAAGTCCTGGGATGCCAACACGACGGTTGACATCTCGTTTGACCTTAATCCGCAGGTATTAGACGGTGGGGGCAGTTATCCGGGGCGGATTGCATTCAAACAGGGACCACAAGTGTTAGCTCTCGATCAGGCATTGAATCCAGAGTTGTCGGACTTACAGGCGGTAAGCCTGGTGGAGACAACCACCAAGCCGCTGCCAGCCACGATCCTGCCGAAGGGATGGGTAGGATCGCAGGTGTACGGCGTAGCTGGTAAGGTAGCTGGAAAGCCAGTTACCCTGAAGCTGGTTCCGTTTGCCGAGGCCGGTCAAACAGGGGGAGACTTGGCCGTATGGCTCAAGCGCAAGAACGAATAA